The DNA window TTACTTGCAGGGGAGTCGCTTTCATCGTGTTGTTAAAGGTTTTATGGTACAAGGTGGTGACATATCAGCTGGGGATGGAACTGGAGGAGAATCCATCTATGGATTGAAATTTGAGGATGAAAATTTTGAGttgaaacatgaaagaaaaggaatgttGTCGATGGCTAATACGGGCCCCGGGACCAACGGGTCTCAGTTTTTTATTACCACCACTCGAACTTCTCATCTAGATGGAAAACATGTTGTTTTTGGGAAGGTAATCAAGGGAATGGGCCTGGTTCGTTCTATTGAGCTTATTGTGACTGAGGTGGGTGATCATCCCTCTCAAGATGTAGTGATTGTTGATTGTGGGGAAATTCTTGAAGAGGAGGATGATGGGGCATCCAACTTCTTTAAAGACGGTGATACTTATCCTGATTGGCCGGCTGATTTAGACAGAAAGCCTGATGAGATTTCTTGGTGGATGAAGGCAGTTGATTCAATCAAAGCTTTTGGAAATGAACAGTACAAGGTAGCTCATGtgcttaaatgtttttttttttacttgtttcttAGTTTCATTTGGTAGAAAATATACTTTGTAGATTAGATACAGAGTGCTTTTTTTTTACCCCTGTTATGTGAGTGATCCCATATGTTTCACATTATGAATTCCTTAAGCCAGTTTGATCTTTGGCTTCCAATTTGCCTGTATGATTATGCTTCTGGTTTTAACTTCTTGTTGACTCCTGTTCCTACTGCAGAAGCAAGACTTTAAGATGGCTCTTCGAAAATATCGTAAGGCTTTGCGCTACTTGGATATTTGTTGGGAGAAGGATGATATAGATGAAGGTGTGTCCTTTGTTCTTTCCTGTTATGCTGAGAACTAGCACTATCAGTCTGCGACTTTAGTTTCCT is part of the Populus trichocarpa isolate Nisqually-1 chromosome 7, P.trichocarpa_v4.1, whole genome shotgun sequence genome and encodes:
- the LOC7477961 gene encoding peptidyl-prolyl cis-trans isomerase CYP40, which translates into the protein MAKQRCFLDISIGGELEGRIVVELYKDVVPKTAENFRALCTGEKGIGPNTGVPLHYKGSRFHRVVKGFMVQGGDISAGDGTGGESIYGLKFEDENFELKHERKGMLSMANTGPGTNGSQFFITTTRTSHLDGKHVVFGKVIKGMGLVRSIELIVTEVGDHPSQDVVIVDCGEILEEEDDGASNFFKDGDTYPDWPADLDRKPDEISWWMKAVDSIKAFGNEQYKKQDFKMALRKYRKALRYLDICWEKDDIDEEKSSSLRKTKSQIFTNSFACKLKLGDSKGALLDTDFATCDGEDNAKAFFRQGQSHMALNDIDGAVESFKKALELEPNDGGIKKELASARKKVADRHDLEKKAYARMFQ